The following are encoded together in the Streptomyces sp. NBC_00358 genome:
- a CDS encoding rhamnogalacturonan lyase B N-terminal domain-containing protein produces MSGSLNRPVRRRAFVLGGAAAAGTAALAGPLATAASAAAFGWSDDGSNYVVDTGASLVFKVSKTNGDLTSLVYKGTEYQGYGGKNSHVESGLGTSTVTITQSGTTILVSVAYGTLKHYYAARSGENNVYLWTNKADTSVSATRYIVRVKAGLFLNDEPDSYTYAPTVIESADVFAKSDGQTRSKHYAKRRVIDYSAIGWTTGSVGLYIVRSNHEKASGGPFYRSLLRHQGTDGGGLYEILYYGENQTEAERFGLQGPYVIAFTDGGSPSSSLYPGTLTTAWADSLGISGYVAASGRGRVAGVGITGRDTAYAYTVGLAGSAAQYWGSARASDGYFSIAGVLPGTYTLTVFKGELAVHTASVTVTAGATTTLNSIAVASSNDPANASAIWRIGTWDGTPAGFKNADLMTYAHPSDVRAAAWTGNVVIGSGSETVSFPAYIWKDVNSGLLVYFKLTAAQAAAAHTLRIGVTTAYANGRPQITVNSWVSSVPSPPTQPSTRSLTVGSYRGNNYTFTYSVPASAWLTDTSQYNVLKIDVVSGSGTTSYLSAGTSIDALDLLA; encoded by the coding sequence ATGTCCGGATCCCTGAACAGGCCGGTCCGACGCCGCGCCTTCGTGCTCGGCGGCGCTGCCGCCGCCGGCACCGCGGCCCTCGCCGGACCGCTCGCGACCGCCGCGTCCGCCGCGGCCTTCGGCTGGAGCGACGACGGCTCCAACTACGTCGTCGACACCGGCGCGAGCCTGGTCTTCAAGGTGAGCAAGACCAACGGCGACCTCACCTCACTGGTCTACAAGGGCACCGAGTACCAGGGCTACGGCGGCAAGAACTCGCACGTCGAGTCCGGCCTCGGTACCTCGACCGTGACGATCACGCAGTCCGGCACGACGATCCTGGTCTCCGTCGCCTACGGCACGCTCAAGCACTACTACGCGGCCCGCAGCGGCGAGAACAACGTCTACCTGTGGACCAACAAGGCCGACACCTCGGTCAGCGCCACTCGCTACATCGTGCGCGTCAAGGCGGGTCTGTTCCTCAACGACGAGCCCGATTCCTACACTTACGCGCCGACCGTCATCGAGTCCGCGGACGTGTTCGCGAAGTCGGACGGCCAGACCCGCTCGAAGCACTACGCCAAGCGCCGCGTCATCGACTACTCCGCGATCGGCTGGACCACCGGGAGCGTCGGCCTGTACATCGTCCGGTCCAACCACGAGAAGGCGTCCGGCGGCCCGTTCTACCGCTCCCTGCTGCGCCACCAGGGCACGGACGGCGGCGGCCTGTACGAGATCCTGTACTACGGCGAGAACCAGACCGAGGCCGAACGCTTCGGCCTCCAGGGCCCGTACGTCATCGCCTTCACGGACGGCGGCTCACCCTCCTCCTCGCTGTATCCGGGCACGCTGACCACCGCGTGGGCGGACTCGCTCGGCATCTCCGGGTATGTCGCGGCGAGCGGCCGGGGACGGGTCGCGGGGGTCGGCATCACGGGACGCGACACCGCCTACGCGTACACCGTCGGGCTGGCCGGCTCGGCCGCCCAGTACTGGGGCTCGGCGCGGGCCTCGGACGGATACTTCTCGATCGCGGGCGTCCTGCCGGGGACGTACACCCTCACGGTGTTCAAGGGCGAACTCGCCGTCCACACAGCCTCGGTGACGGTCACGGCCGGTGCCACGACCACGCTGAACTCCATCGCCGTCGCGTCCTCGAACGACCCGGCCAACGCGAGCGCCATCTGGCGGATCGGCACCTGGGACGGCACGCCCGCCGGTTTCAAGAACGCGGACCTGATGACGTACGCGCATCCGTCCGACGTGCGGGCGGCCGCGTGGACCGGCAACGTGGTCATCGGCAGCGGCAGCGAGACCGTGTCCTTCCCGGCGTACATCTGGAAGGACGTCAACAGCGGTCTGCTGGTCTACTTCAAGCTGACGGCCGCGCAGGCCGCCGCCGCGCACACCCTGCGGATCGGGGTCACCACCGCGTACGCGAACGGCCGCCCGCAGATCACGGTGAACAGCTGGGTGTCGTCGGTCCCTTCGCCGCCCACCCAGCCGAGCACCCGTTCCCTGACGGTCGGTTCGTACCGCGGCAACAACTACACGTTCACCTACAGCGTGCCGGCCAGCGCCTGGCTCACCGACACCAGCCAGTACAACGTGCTGAAGATCGACGTGGTGAGCGGTTCGGGGACGACGTCGTATCTCAGCGCCGGAACGTCGATCGACGCTCTGGACCTGCTGGCCTGA
- a CDS encoding rhamnogalacturonan acetylesterase, which translates to MRRLTIAAPLLAVAVAGTLSAAPVQAGTGRPVPGMDNCAANACHFDVPPGTYDVRVRLGGGAAASTSIGGETRRSLLPETATEAGRPVTRGFTVNVRTPEGEPTGPEGTPGLDLVIGGSAPALAGIRVTPAATREAGSGRPADGRIRTRQIFLVGDSTVCDQPGDPYSGWGQQLPQYFRKGLSVANYADSGESTVTYLADPALFPTVQPLIRAHDLVLIQLAHNDKTTDEPTYRANLETLVAGVRARGGEPVLVTPIVRRWFNADGTLDNGTALLVNGLGVDLPAVIRSVAATEDVPLIDLTAKTKALVESLGPEGSKAVYLYDEKRDNTHTSVHGATVYAALVRDELLALRLVPRGLVRVG; encoded by the coding sequence ATGAGACGTCTCACCATCGCCGCACCGCTGCTGGCGGTGGCCGTCGCCGGTACGCTGTCGGCCGCACCGGTCCAGGCCGGCACGGGGCGCCCGGTGCCGGGCATGGACAACTGCGCGGCGAACGCCTGTCACTTCGACGTCCCGCCGGGCACGTACGACGTCCGGGTGCGGCTCGGCGGAGGCGCCGCGGCCAGTACGTCCATCGGCGGCGAGACCCGCCGCTCCCTGCTCCCCGAGACCGCCACCGAAGCCGGCCGGCCCGTGACGCGCGGTTTCACCGTGAACGTCCGTACCCCCGAGGGCGAGCCGACCGGACCCGAGGGCACCCCTGGCCTGGACCTCGTCATCGGCGGTTCCGCCCCCGCGCTCGCCGGCATCCGGGTGACCCCCGCCGCCACCCGGGAAGCCGGTTCCGGCCGGCCCGCGGACGGCCGCATCCGCACCCGGCAGATCTTCCTGGTCGGCGACTCGACCGTCTGCGACCAGCCCGGCGACCCGTACTCCGGCTGGGGCCAGCAACTGCCGCAGTACTTCAGGAAGGGTCTGTCCGTCGCCAACTACGCGGATTCCGGGGAGAGTACGGTCACCTACCTCGCGGACCCGGCGCTCTTCCCGACCGTTCAGCCGCTGATCCGCGCGCACGACCTGGTACTCATCCAGCTCGCCCACAACGACAAGACGACGGACGAGCCGACCTATCGCGCGAACCTGGAGACGCTGGTCGCGGGCGTCCGCGCGCGGGGCGGCGAGCCCGTCCTCGTCACGCCGATCGTCCGCCGCTGGTTCAACGCGGACGGCACCCTGGACAACGGCACCGCGCTGCTGGTGAACGGCCTGGGCGTGGACCTCCCGGCCGTCATCCGCTCGGTCGCCGCCACCGAGGACGTACCGCTCATCGACCTCACGGCGAAGACCAAGGCCCTCGTCGAGTCCCTCGGCCCCGAGGGCTCGAAGGCGGTCTACCTCTACGACGAGAAGCGCGACAACACCCACACCTCGGTGCACGGCGCCACGGTGTACGCGGCCCTGGTCCGCGACGAACTCCTCGCCCTGCGTCTGGTGCCGAGGGGCCTGGTGCGGGTGGGATGA